The genomic interval TTTGATTTGGACGATACCCCcttcttttgattttatgttttttcaatttcagttcCCTTTCCCTAATAGACTTGATAAATCTCATTTTCATGTTTACATTCAATGACAAGTGCAGTTCATGTTTTTGGTCATGGCTTGAGTCTTGCCAGATTTTCTAATTCTGGTTTAGTTGTAATCAGCATTAACgtttaaggtttttttttttttttcaagttcattaGTCATACATCTTCCAGTTGTTCTTTGTTGAATCTTTTTCTTTACCTTGTCAGCGTGCGtgttctttattattattattattattattctttactCCATTTCATTCACTTGCCCCACAAGTATATCTATTGGTCTTTTGTTCACAGATCCAAGCCATCTTATTCACAACCCtcacatcttattttcaataagtgccactccaaccttattatgtGCAATCTGATTTCTATTTTGTCTTTTGTTGTATGGCCACACATTTGCCTAACAACCTTATCTCAACTACACTGATCTCTTGCACATGTTTGTGTttaactgcccaacattctaagccatatAATGGGGGTGGCATGTCCATTCTGTGTGCTTTGTTCGTTTacgtagttttttttttctttaccaatGAATTCCATGTGTAATGTAATATGTCTGGTACTTTTCTTCTACTCCCATTTGGCCATTAAACTAATTCTTGATGTAGTGATCTTTTTCTCATGgtcattttctccctcttcaGAATTGTCTTGGCACCATTAACCAGGCAAAGATCTTACAACAACGTTCCTCAACCACATGCCATCTTATATTACTCACAAAGGACCACAAAAGGGGGTCTTCTCATTACTGAAGCAACTGGAGTTTCAGATACTGCACAAGGGttagttaaataattatatttatgggTTTCCATGGTTCTATGTTTTTGATAGTTGGAAGGATGATATGCAGTCTTGATCTTTAAAATGCATGTTTATAAGCATGAGTATGGAAGTATCTTATCTGTTACTACTGCATTCTCTTTGAGTGAAGGTATACAGATACACCTGGTATATGGACAAAAGAACAGGTTGAAGCTTGGAAACCTATAGTAGATGCTGTTCATGCTAGAGGTGGAACCTTCTTTTGTCAACTTTGGCATGTGGGAAGAGTTTCAAATCAAGGTATAGCTTTTGCTTTTGTCCCTTTTATTTGTTCTCTTCCATGGAGGATGGCATTCCAAGGATTAAAAAAGAGAAATgggttaataaaaatatttcttgctCTTTGCTTAGCTTGGTTGCTTCtgtaacataaattaaatttgcaGTGGACCACTACTTTTTCATTGCTAGTTTTTTGTTCAGATCTGATATGCTTGGACTACGTTTATTGGCTTAATATGCACGTGGAACATAGGTATATATTGAATTTTTCCCAAATAATCACCATATACTAGAAGATGCCAGCTAGATGTACTTTCCTTGCAAAAAGATTGGTTGGGGCAGGGGTTGGGTGAGGCTCATTCTGCCCATGAAGGTCCTCTGACACTAGTTTAACCTTTGGGTTTAGCCggaatattaaagaaaaaactataaaattgAAAGCAATGAAGTTTTAATCCATCATTAACCATTAGAATGGCCTGCTCTTAAGGGGATCAAGTGGTGGAGATCTTGCAATACCAATTCTGACAAGAATTTCTACTATAAACGTGGGGTTTCATGTCATGTTTGAGATGATATTCTTGTTGTTGCAGTCAGATGGGCAGTGCTTTCCAAGAATAAATTAAACCATTAAAATGTATGCTTTTTGAGAGATTTAGAGAAGGAACGTGTTATCCATCTTGATACTGTATTCTATCCAGGTTCTTTGATGGCTCCAATTGCATTAATGTAACATGTTATCCATCTTGGTTTTCCAATATCTTCAATATCCAGATGGTTGAATTACTTCACAATTTCTCTTCAACTAGAACTTCTCCTCCCTAGAATTATTGCCACATTGTTTCAACTTGTCTGTCTTTCATTCTCCCCACTGCCCTGTCCCCAACAAAAACtagtttttccctttttgtttttAGTCTTTCCTGAGTGTAGAAGATCTGGTGGACTTAAGATGGTTGCATCTGAAAGCTTTTTGATTGTTTAAAAAATGAAGGTTTATTATGTCATCTGCTTGCgggccttttctttttcctttctccaCTCCACTTACCAAATTATTCATATCTTTGCTAATGTAGTTAAATATCAATAATAGCAgtacattttggttttcttaaTCAAATCTATGTTAATATATTAGTGAGCTGTCTTTCTTCTCCCTTCACCTCCTTCTCTCCATGTTTGTCTGGTATTTTTCCTTTAATCCTCGTCTCATGCATCAATCTATGTTAATATAATCGCTTTCTTCATCCAGCCCTAGCCCCAaaccacaaaataaataaataagtaaataataaaaataaataagtaaaaaattctgtattttatattttgtggtGACCTACTTCCCTTATCAGTATTAGGGCTTTCTACAAGTTGGTTCTctgtgaaataattaattcaatttgtaCAGATTTTCAGCCAAATCATCAGGCTCCAATCTCTTCCACTGACAAGTCTATAACGCCTCAACTTCGATCTAATGGTTACGATGTTGCATACTTTACACCTCCACGACGGCTAAGGACAGATGAAATTCCGCAAATTGTCAATGATTTTAGACTTGCTGCAAGGAATGCAATTGAAGCTGGTAAGTTTGTGGCTAACTTCAAAATtgggtaaattaatttgagatctCTGTTTGGATTGGCTAAGTTCAATTTGGTTCCTTTTGTTACAATTAGGCACTGAACTTTCCCATTTTTGCTATCTTGGTCCATCCATCACACTTCATTAGCATTTTGATGAAACAAAGATACATCAGTGCCGTGTCAATCCCATGGAAGATCCACATAAGCATATATGATCATATAAACCCACATGCATTGACATGCATGTTTTAGTCCAAATTCAAAGTTGAGTTTTGCCTTCTTGCCAACTTAAGCATTTAGCCTTCTATGTATTGTATGACAGTCCAACCACTAAAGGAAATGACAAAAGCTGGTCATTTTAACATAATGAACCTCTTGCTTGGGCTGATTTCAGTCTTTAAGTTGAGAAAAAATAACTTGATCAAGAGATAGAGAAGGAAATCAACAACAGTTTCAGGTACAGTTGAGTTCTGCTGAAACTGTATGCCTGTAACAGATGGCAAACTGCCTtgttaattcattttctttctcaagtTCCTAATCCTTGGTCCAACCAACTAGATAATTCTAATGTTATTGGATATGGTCTGCAAATTTCTATATCTTAAGCAAGGTCTTATACAGGAAGGGAAAAATATGTATCTTCAGAAAAATATAAGGTCATGATACCTTATGTCGCCTATGAATCAGACTTCTCTgaattattattacatataatgcCTATGTTCTCTTGCTGGATCATGTGGAGCAACATTTTCTATTGGTAGGTAAAAACTATACAAACTTAGGCTAATTTAAGACGTATACTCAATTAATCTTGCAAAATTTCATTCATCGGGCAACCTACCTTGATCGCTACGATGTGAGTTCAtctattgatatattttatgaaattttcctCATACCAGATGAAGTTTAAGAATTGATTGTCATTCTTCTTTCACATAATGATAGTCACTGTCTGATATCATGTGCAGGTTTTGATGGAGTTGAGATCCATGGAGCTCATGGTTATCTAATAGAGCAGTTTCTGAAAGACCAAGTCAATGATCGAAATGATCAATATGGAGGATCTCTTGAGAACAGATGTCGGTTTGCTCTTGAAATTGTTGAAGCTGTTACTAATGAGATAGGAGCAGATAAGGTTGGGATTAGGCTTTCTCCATTTGCTCACTTCATGGAAGCAGGAGACTCGAATCCAAATGCTCTGGGTCTGTATATGGTCGAAGCCTTGAATAAATACGGCATTCTGTACTGCCACATGGTGGAGCCAAGAATGAAAATTGTTGGAGAAATAACAGAAACCCAAGACAGTCTTATGCCAATCAGGAAAGCTTTCAATGGCACTTTCATGGTGGCTGGGGGTTTTAACAGAGAAGAAGGCAACAAAGCTGTGGCACAGAACCATACAGATCTTGTTGCTTATGGACGTTGGTTCTTGGCCAATCCAGATCTGCCACGGAGGTTTGAGATCAATGCTCCTCTTAATAAGTACAACAGGGAAACTTTCTACACTTCCGATCCTGTTATTGGCTATACGGATTACCCTTTTCTTGAGACCATTGCCTAAATTTTTAGGGCCTGATTATCTGAAGTTTAAATTACATTACCATTGTTGTCCTCCAGATTTCAGGAGCATAGGCTCTCTGTTGGAACGAAATGTCTTTCACTGTTTGTTCTGTTTTGCTGTGCTAATGTAATCATATCACTCCAAGCTGTTATGGGTAACCTGGTCGCGCCAAGTTTCCGGTATTTGGCAGTTTGAGCTTAGAACAATTGTATCTGAAGCCTGCATCTGGAAGGTGTGTTTAGAAATATGTCAATCCCCATCCTAGATTTGTGAGATGAAGAAAGCCCTACAGTTGTATCTTCACTCGAATAATTGAACTATatatgttcaatttttttacattGTCTTTGATATGTGAGGTATCGTCATTCATtatgaacaaataaaaatctataagattttcgatttaattttttttttcttgtact from Diospyros lotus cultivar Yz01 chromosome 8, ASM1463336v1, whole genome shotgun sequence carries:
- the LOC127808280 gene encoding putative 12-oxophytodienoate reductase 11, whose translation is MERQEQEEHAPLPLLTPYKMGNFQLSHRIVLAPLTRQRSYNNVPQPHAILYYSQRTTKGGLLITEATGVSDTAQGYTDTPGIWTKEQVEAWKPIVDAVHARGGTFFCQLWHVGRVSNQDFQPNHQAPISSTDKSITPQLRSNGYDVAYFTPPRRLRTDEIPQIVNDFRLAARNAIEAGFDGVEIHGAHGYLIEQFLKDQVNDRNDQYGGSLENRCRFALEIVEAVTNEIGADKVGIRLSPFAHFMEAGDSNPNALGLYMVEALNKYGILYCHMVEPRMKIVGEITETQDSLMPIRKAFNGTFMVAGGFNREEGNKAVAQNHTDLVAYGRWFLANPDLPRRFEINAPLNKYNRETFYTSDPVIGYTDYPFLETIA